In Planifilum fimeticola, the genomic stretch TATGCTACAGTTCTCCCGCGCTTTGGAGCTGACACGGAATTAGCGAGCGCAAATAAAGCGACGAACAGCCAAAGCAAAGTGGAAAATTCGGTCGTTGGACAAGGATATAAAGCGAATATGTGGATTCAGCAAGGCTCGAAGAAAGTGTCGGCAACCGCGCTGAATGTAACGGATAATGACACTCGCTATTTTACTGTAGATCAAAGTGCTGTTGGTAAAAAAGTTTCATTAGTTGCGGAAAATGCATCCTTCACTTATGTCACTGTTGATATTGCGGGTAAATTCTATCCTGATAAGTGATCGGCTCAAGCGGATATGATCAACTGCATTTTGGAGAGAGCCGTTTCCTTCGTCGAGCTATTCCCCTTCGCCACGAAGGTGGCGAAGGGGAATAGCCCCAAAAGATATAGGAGAGGATAGCATGTATGCAGAGTTATTAAAAATGGTCAAGAACAAGAATTTTTACATCGGCGCAGCGTGCCTGCTGTTGCTCGTCATTGGCGCCGTCGTGACGGGAGTGAAAGAATACAACGAATATGTGAAGTTGCTCCAACGAATCTATCATCACAATCAGAATGTTCTCGCCTTGACATCGCCCCACTTCGCATGGATTGGTCTAGGAGGCTATAGTTTTAACGTGCTTTCAGCCTTATACTACTTCCTTTTTCCATTATTGTTATCGATCCCATTAGCGGATTCGATTTATCGAGACCAAAGCAGTGGAAATCTTCATTACCAATTAACGCGAATGGGTAAAGGCGTATATTACCGGAGGAAATTTTTGTTTGCCTATATCAGCGCGTTTTTCTTATTTCTTCTTCCTCTTCTTCTTGGGGTTGTGCTCGTGAACCTTTTGACCAACCATTGGGATTATTCGAGTTTTTCGCATGCATACAGGCAGCTCATGGATGGGACGCTGCAGTTGCCAGATAATTCATTTGAGGGGGAAAAGAAAACGCTCTTTTCGTCTTTGCTTGCGATCTCGCCTTACTGGTACATATTCGTTTATTACGTGATCGGGGGGCTATTTGCCGGCGGTTATGTTTGCCTTGGTTTGGCGTTTTCGTTAGTGATGAAGAATCGATATTTGATCACGTTGTTGCCGCAAATCATTTATATGGTTTGTTGGGCGGTGTTGACGATCACGAACAAGTTGGGCTGGGACCCATTTAATTTCTTAGTTCCGTCACAACCAGTAGAAGGACTGTCTTATCATAAAATCGTCATCGTGTTCGCTCTCCAATTCATGATGGCCTTAGGGGTATTTTGGTATGGAGTGAAGAAGAATGAGGATGTTCTGTAAACAGAACTTCGATTTTGTCTGGCAAGATGTGCAGCTGCATCGAACCGTCATCAAAACGGTTCTTGGGGTTATGGCCTTGTTGATGATCGCAGCCGCCCTTCCATGGGGATCGAGCACTATTGCGAAGTGGCATAGCCTAAAAGATTTTGTCTTGCTCTATCGGTATGAATTTTTTCATCTGCCTGCTTTTTTATTTCTTTTAGGTTCAACGCTTCAAACCAATATTTGGATTGTGCTAAGAAGATACCGCACTCGGGGACAGATCGGGATGCATAAAGCGCTATTGGTCATCGTTTTCGCGGGGCTTGTGTCTCTCGTTGTTGCCGTAGTAGGCGGATTATGTACAGCGTTTGTGAAATATGTGGTATATCCAAACATGAAGCACTACCATGCTGTTTTTTTATATGTGCCACACAGTGATGACAAAAGTTCATTCCTTTATTTTCTCTTCATGTACTTTTTTGTCACCACCATATTCGGATTGATTTTTGTGGCACTAACGGATCTTTGGGCGAAACGCTTTCTCAGCGTCATGACGGTCATGACGCTGGCCATATTGGATATGTTCACTGCCCGGGTGATTCCTTACGTATTCTACATAAGTGAAAGAGTCTCTCCAGTTTGGACAATGATTTTTTTAGCCTTGATCATCATGATGTTGATCAATATAGTTCGTTTTTCGTCAAACTATAAAAATTATTATGTTCAGGATGATCTCTTATGAAACCGATGTCTTTGGAGTTCACACTCATCAAGGTTGACTTGAAAAGGGTATGGATCACATGCATCCTATTTCCGTTGTTAGGAACGATGATGTCTATCCGATCAGAGGCGTTTTCTTCCAAACACCTATCCGAGTCGCTCGTTCGTTTATTTGGGTCGGTGACGATATCGAATTGGATGTATTGGTTGATGTTTTGTTTCGGATATGTCGTGTTGCTCCAAATCATTTGGAAAACAAGAGATAAATCTTTTGAATATAAACTATGGATCTTGTTGCGGGATACGACGTCGTACACGATGGCCAGGCTGCTGGTTGGCGTTCTGTTTACATTGGTGTATGTGTTGGCAGCGTTTTTGATCGCCAGCGTTTTCGGTCTCTGTGTGTCGCATATGGCTTTTTCGTTTGACCGTTCACTAGTGCTCATGTTCGTTTGCATCGCAGTGAATTTGTATTGGCATGCCAGCGTGTGGATGTTGTTGAAGGTGCATGCGACGAATCACCTGGCGAATGTCATCATTCTCGCTTTGTTTTTTGTAGGCGTAAAGAGGCCGATGGCTTTTGTTCCTTTGTACTACAGCATGGTGGATCTCTTGCGGGGCGGCCCTATGTTGTGGTCGGCTCTGTTCGTGGAGCTCTTGTTGATCGGTGTGTTCGGGTATCTGACGATAAAGAGAGTGAAGAACGCGGATTATATCTAGGAGGTTTGCGATATGAATGCGATCGTCTTGTCCAATGTTTCAAAAACGATAAAAGGGAGAGAAGTTTTGCGCAATATCAACTTAGAGTTGGAGAGAGGAAAGATTTATGGATTCGTCGGGCCGAACGGATCTGGGAAAACGATGTTATTCCGAGTCATAAGCGGACTTGTGAAGCCGTCCAGCGGCACGGCAGCAGTATTTGGCCAGACGTTGCATAAAGACGTATCGTTTCCGAGCGATATCGCAGTTTTGTTGGAAAAACCAGGTTTCCTTGAACAATACTCAGGATTCGATAATTTAAATTTTTTAGCCATGATTCAGAAAAAAATCGGAGAGAGTGAGGTGAAAGAGGCGATCGAGAGAGTGGGATTGGATCCGCATGATAAAAGGCCGGTGAAGGCGTATTCTCTCGGAATGAGACAAAGACTGGCCATCGCGCAGTGCATTATGGAGAAGCCGCAACTTATATTGCTCGATGAACCAATGAATGGCCTGGATGAAAAATCTGTAGACAAGGTGTATGAGATTATCAGGGAAGAAAACAAAAGGGGCTGCACGATTTTATTGACGTCTCACAACAAGGTGGACATACAGTCATTATGTCACCAAGTGTATTCGATGAATGAAGGGGCGATTACTGGTATGACCCATATGACTGTAGGATGATCTATAATGCGCGT encodes the following:
- a CDS encoding ABC transporter ATP-binding protein, producing MNAIVLSNVSKTIKGREVLRNINLELERGKIYGFVGPNGSGKTMLFRVISGLVKPSSGTAAVFGQTLHKDVSFPSDIAVLLEKPGFLEQYSGFDNLNFLAMIQKKIGESEVKEAIERVGLDPHDKRPVKAYSLGMRQRLAIAQCIMEKPQLILLDEPMNGLDEKSVDKVYEIIREENKRGCTILLTSHNKVDIQSLCHQVYSMNEGAITGMTHMTVG
- a CDS encoding NADH dehydrogenase FAD-containing subunit yields the protein MYAELLKMVKNKNFYIGAACLLLLVIGAVVTGVKEYNEYVKLLQRIYHHNQNVLALTSPHFAWIGLGGYSFNVLSALYYFLFPLLLSIPLADSIYRDQSSGNLHYQLTRMGKGVYYRRKFLFAYISAFFLFLLPLLLGVVLVNLLTNHWDYSSFSHAYRQLMDGTLQLPDNSFEGEKKTLFSSLLAISPYWYIFVYYVIGGLFAGGYVCLGLAFSLVMKNRYLITLLPQIIYMVCWAVLTITNKLGWDPFNFLVPSQPVEGLSYHKIVIVFALQFMMALGVFWYGVKKNEDVL